One genomic segment of Mycolicibacterium chubuense NBB4 includes these proteins:
- a CDS encoding ABC transporter ATP-binding protein has protein sequence MSATIEKTTQQTAQSLTLRDLVKTYASRGRESVTAVKGINLAIEPGELVALLGPSGCGKTTTLRMIAGLETVTSGSIKIGDREISQLPAAKRGIGVGFESYALYPPLSVRDNLLYGLKARKVKGAEKMVSSISERLEMDDLMDLRPAGLSSGQKQRVALARALVRNPPVLLLDEPLSHLDASARNRVRRELKVLQREFGYTTIVVTHDQVEALSLADRLAVMDGGVVQQFGTPDEVFDDPANLFVAGFVGEPQINVVPGIARLHEGRVRVEIGSGAGYLDTVVTGVAEGARVTVGLRPQDCSLTARGTGGPGGLAATVAYFEHLLEFGLATSTVAGIEEGLVVQTPAEEDFDTEQEVTVTAAAERVYLFDPDTGERLR, from the coding sequence GTGAGTGCCACGATCGAGAAGACCACGCAGCAGACCGCGCAGAGCCTGACGCTGCGAGACCTGGTCAAGACCTACGCCTCCCGGGGAAGGGAGTCAGTGACGGCGGTCAAGGGCATCAACCTCGCGATCGAGCCGGGCGAACTGGTCGCGCTGCTGGGTCCGTCGGGTTGCGGGAAGACGACCACGCTGCGCATGATCGCAGGCCTGGAGACCGTCACCAGCGGCTCCATCAAGATCGGTGACCGCGAGATCTCCCAGCTTCCGGCGGCCAAGCGCGGGATCGGCGTCGGCTTCGAGAGCTACGCGCTCTATCCGCCGCTGTCGGTTCGCGACAACCTGCTCTACGGGCTGAAGGCGCGCAAGGTCAAGGGCGCCGAGAAGATGGTGTCGTCGATCAGCGAGCGGCTCGAGATGGACGACCTGATGGACCTGCGGCCCGCGGGGCTGTCCAGCGGGCAGAAGCAACGCGTTGCGCTGGCCCGCGCCCTGGTCCGCAATCCACCGGTGCTGCTGCTCGACGAGCCGCTGAGCCACCTCGACGCCTCGGCACGCAACCGCGTCCGCCGTGAGTTGAAGGTCCTGCAGCGCGAATTCGGCTACACCACGATCGTGGTGACCCACGACCAGGTCGAGGCGCTGTCGCTGGCCGACCGGCTCGCCGTCATGGACGGCGGCGTGGTGCAGCAGTTCGGCACGCCGGACGAGGTGTTCGACGATCCGGCCAACCTGTTCGTCGCCGGATTCGTCGGCGAGCCCCAGATCAACGTGGTCCCCGGCATCGCGCGTCTGCACGAGGGCCGGGTTCGCGTCGAGATCGGTTCCGGCGCAGGTTATCTGGACACCGTGGTGACCGGAGTGGCCGAGGGCGCGCGGGTCACCGTGGGTCTGCGGCCGCAGGACTGCTCGTTGACGGCCCGCGGGACGGGCGGGCCCGGGGGCCTCGCGGCGACCGTCGCGTACTTCGAGCACCTTCTGGAGTTCGGCTTGGCGACGAGTACGGTGGCGGGCATCGAGGAAGGTCTGGTGGTCCAGACTCCCGCCGAGGAGGACTTCGACACCGAGCAAGAGGTGACCGTGACCGCGGCAGCCGAGCGCGTCTACCTGTTCGATCCCGACACCGGGGAGCGCCTGAGATGA
- a CDS encoding cytochrome P450, whose product MVVRADSDVYYDPYDVELNADPHPMFARLRETEPLYYNPTHDFFALSRYADVDAALVDHDTFSSARGAVLEIIKSGMDIPPGTLIFEDPPIHNIHRKLLSRIFTPRKVAALEPKIREFTARCLDPLIGTGRFDFVKDLGALMPMRVIGMLLGIPEADQQHVVDHGDSTLRTERGGKMTENPNGAIATGEVFAEYIDWRAEHPSDDIMTELLTAEFADDTGVIRRLRRDELLLYLQVIATAGSETITRLLGWAGKVLAEHPDQRRDLVANRALLPAAIEELLRYEPPAPHVSRSVTRDVTYHGRTVPAGSAMMLLVAAANRDPRRFGADADRFDIRREPHQHLAFGVGTHFCLGNALARLEGRIALDEILDRFPQWDVDLSEAELSPTSTVRGWESMPAVLP is encoded by the coding sequence ATGGTGGTCCGAGCGGACAGCGACGTCTACTACGACCCGTACGATGTCGAGCTCAACGCCGATCCGCACCCGATGTTCGCGCGGCTGCGCGAGACCGAACCGCTCTACTACAACCCGACCCACGACTTCTTCGCGCTCAGCCGGTACGCCGACGTCGACGCAGCATTGGTCGACCACGACACGTTCAGCTCCGCGCGGGGAGCCGTGCTGGAGATCATCAAGTCCGGCATGGACATACCGCCGGGCACCCTGATCTTCGAGGACCCGCCGATCCACAACATCCACCGCAAGCTGCTGTCGCGCATCTTCACCCCCCGCAAGGTCGCCGCGCTCGAGCCGAAGATCCGCGAGTTCACCGCCCGCTGCCTCGACCCGCTGATCGGGACGGGACGATTCGATTTCGTCAAGGATCTCGGCGCGCTGATGCCGATGCGGGTGATCGGCATGCTGCTGGGCATCCCGGAAGCCGACCAGCAGCATGTGGTCGACCACGGAGACTCCACGTTGCGGACCGAACGCGGCGGCAAGATGACGGAGAATCCCAACGGCGCCATCGCGACCGGTGAAGTGTTCGCCGAGTACATCGACTGGCGCGCCGAACATCCCTCCGACGACATCATGACCGAGCTGCTGACCGCCGAGTTCGCCGACGACACCGGCGTGATCCGGCGGCTGCGGCGCGACGAGCTGTTGCTCTATCTGCAAGTCATCGCGACGGCGGGCAGCGAGACCATCACGCGGTTGCTCGGCTGGGCCGGCAAGGTTCTCGCCGAGCATCCCGATCAGCGTCGCGATCTGGTGGCCAACCGGGCACTGCTGCCCGCGGCGATCGAGGAGCTGCTGCGGTACGAACCACCCGCCCCCCACGTCAGCCGCTCCGTGACCCGCGACGTCACCTACCACGGCCGCACCGTGCCCGCGGGCAGCGCCATGATGCTTCTCGTCGCCGCCGCCAACCGCGACCCCCGCCGGTTCGGTGCGGACGCCGATCGATTCGACATCCGCCGGGAACCGCACCAGCACCTCGCCTTCGGAGTCGGCACGCACTTCTGTCTCGGGAACGCACTCGCCCGGCTCGAGGGCCGCATCGCGCTCGACGAGATCCTCGACCGGTTCCCGCAGTGGGACGTCGATCTCAGCGAGGCGGAGCTCAGCCCGACTTCGACGGTGCGCGGCTGGGAATCGATGCCGGCGGTGTTGCCGTGA
- a CDS encoding mycofactocin-coupled SDR family oxidoreductase: protein MGGRVEGKVAFITGAARGQGRSHAVRLAEEGADIIAVDVCGPISPDSQIAPSNPDDLAETADLVKNLDRRIVTTQVDVRDFDALKAAVDSGVEQLGRLDIVVANAGIGNGGQTLDRTSEADWDDMIGVNLSGVWKSVKAAVPHLISGGRGGSIVLTSSVGGLKAYPHTGHYIAAKHGVIGLMRTFAVELGEHFIRVNAVCPTNVNTPMFMNEGTMKLFRPDLPNPGPDDLKVAAQFMHVLPVGWVEPVDISNAVLFLASDEARFITGLPVTVDAGSMLK from the coding sequence ATGGGCGGTCGCGTCGAGGGCAAGGTCGCATTCATCACCGGCGCTGCACGAGGTCAGGGCCGCAGCCACGCGGTACGGCTGGCCGAGGAGGGCGCCGACATCATCGCCGTCGACGTGTGCGGGCCGATCAGCCCCGACAGCCAGATCGCGCCGTCCAATCCCGACGACCTGGCCGAGACCGCCGACCTGGTCAAGAACCTCGACCGCCGGATCGTCACCACCCAGGTCGACGTCCGCGACTTCGACGCGCTGAAAGCAGCAGTCGACAGCGGTGTCGAGCAATTGGGCCGGCTAGACATCGTCGTCGCCAATGCCGGCATCGGAAACGGCGGCCAGACGCTGGACAGGACCAGCGAGGCGGACTGGGACGACATGATCGGCGTCAACCTGTCGGGCGTCTGGAAATCGGTCAAAGCCGCTGTGCCGCATCTCATCTCGGGCGGGCGCGGCGGCTCGATCGTGCTCACCAGCTCGGTCGGGGGGCTCAAGGCCTATCCGCACACCGGGCACTACATCGCCGCCAAGCACGGGGTCATCGGGCTGATGCGCACGTTCGCCGTCGAGTTGGGTGAGCACTTCATCCGCGTCAACGCCGTCTGCCCCACCAACGTCAACACCCCGATGTTCATGAACGAGGGCACGATGAAGCTCTTCCGGCCCGACCTGCCGAATCCGGGGCCTGACGACCTCAAAGTGGCCGCGCAGTTCATGCACGTGTTGCCCGTCGGCTGGGTGGAGCCGGTCGACATCAGCAACGCGGTGCTGTTCCTGGCCTCCGACGAGGCCCGCTTCATCACCGGCCTCCCGGTCACCGTGGACGCGGGCAGCATGCTCAAGTGA
- a CDS encoding TetR/AcrR family transcriptional regulator, with product MAAPRKAKPADANARRRLIDATAKVMRDEGYAAATSRRVAAEAGVKQALVYYYFPTMDDLFVEVLRTGAEAALERMRTALTDDDPLRTLWAINSDSRLTGLNTEFMALANHRKAIRAELKAFAERVRDIETAAVAIALRTRGVDLKEFPPVVVSMLIAQIARSLCNEDAVGVVTGHDELRAFVERQFDRFTADDGDAVRVRA from the coding sequence ATGGCCGCGCCGCGCAAGGCCAAGCCCGCCGACGCGAATGCCCGCCGCCGCCTGATCGATGCCACCGCCAAGGTCATGCGCGACGAGGGCTACGCAGCCGCCACCTCCCGGCGCGTCGCTGCGGAGGCGGGCGTCAAGCAGGCGCTGGTGTACTACTACTTCCCCACGATGGACGACCTGTTCGTCGAGGTGCTGCGCACGGGCGCCGAGGCCGCTCTCGAGCGCATGCGCACCGCGCTCACCGATGACGATCCGCTGCGCACGCTGTGGGCGATCAACAGCGACTCCCGGCTGACCGGGCTCAACACCGAGTTCATGGCACTCGCCAACCACCGCAAGGCAATCCGCGCCGAGCTCAAGGCCTTCGCCGAACGCGTGCGCGATATCGAGACGGCGGCGGTGGCGATCGCGCTGCGCACCCGGGGCGTCGACCTGAAGGAGTTCCCGCCCGTGGTGGTGTCGATGCTCATCGCGCAGATCGCGCGCAGCCTGTGCAACGAGGACGCCGTCGGGGTCGTGACCGGACACGACGAGCTGCGCGCCTTCGTCGAACGCCAATTCGACCGCTTCACCGCCGACGACGGCGACGCCGTCCGGGTGCGCGCCTAG
- the derK gene encoding D-erythrulose 4-kinase: MTKLYNDPARFTEDMLTGFLDANSRYVVGVPGGVVRAHRTRPGKVAVVIGGGSGHYPAFCGTVGFGFADGAVVGNIFTSPSAEEAASVARAAHGDAGVLLTTGNYAGDVMNFGLAVTQLRSEGIEAHYFAVTDDIASAPKGEETKRRGIAGDFTVFKCASAAAEDGLDLAGVIRVAEAANAATRTLGVAFDGCTLPGADHPLFTVPDGKMGVGLGIHGEPGVADEAMPSAAALAETLVDGVLDDRPDTESARIAVILNGLGRTKYEELFVVWGTAARLLRERGYEIIEPEVGELVTSLDMAGCSLTVMWLDDELERYWTSPADTPAYRKGAAASEITDGSAELRAATELQSGPQGPALAELSDDEGRRGGELVARALDAMAAMLAEAEDELGRIDAVAGDGDHGRGMVKGSSAAARAAQAAVAAGGGQGSVLAEAGKEWAAKAGGTSGVLWGALLSALGTRLGDTGRPEPETVAAGMRDGYDALVALGGAAPGDKTMLDALLPFVEDLQRRVSDGQPWRDAWRAAAEVAADAARATADLRPKVGRARPLAERSVGTPDAGATSLAMCIRTVAESFTVTAKGE; this comes from the coding sequence ATGACCAAGCTCTACAACGATCCGGCGAGATTCACCGAGGACATGCTGACCGGCTTCCTCGATGCCAACTCCCGCTACGTCGTGGGCGTCCCGGGTGGTGTCGTGCGCGCGCACCGGACCAGACCCGGCAAGGTGGCAGTGGTGATCGGCGGCGGGTCGGGCCACTATCCCGCGTTCTGCGGAACGGTGGGCTTCGGCTTCGCCGACGGCGCCGTCGTCGGCAACATCTTCACCTCCCCGTCGGCGGAGGAGGCCGCGTCGGTGGCCCGCGCCGCCCACGGCGACGCCGGCGTGCTGCTGACCACCGGCAACTACGCCGGTGACGTGATGAACTTCGGTCTCGCGGTGACGCAACTGCGCAGCGAGGGCATCGAGGCCCATTACTTCGCGGTGACCGACGACATCGCCAGCGCCCCCAAGGGCGAAGAGACGAAACGACGCGGTATCGCAGGCGATTTCACGGTGTTCAAGTGTGCGAGCGCGGCCGCCGAGGACGGCCTCGACCTCGCCGGCGTGATCCGCGTCGCCGAAGCCGCCAACGCCGCGACCCGCACGCTCGGAGTGGCCTTCGACGGCTGCACGTTGCCCGGAGCGGACCACCCCCTGTTCACCGTCCCGGACGGCAAGATGGGCGTCGGGCTGGGCATCCACGGTGAACCCGGTGTCGCCGACGAGGCGATGCCGTCGGCGGCGGCGCTGGCCGAGACCCTGGTCGACGGAGTGCTTGACGACCGTCCGGACACCGAGTCCGCACGAATCGCGGTGATCCTCAACGGCCTCGGCCGAACCAAGTACGAGGAGCTCTTCGTGGTGTGGGGCACCGCGGCGCGGCTCCTGCGCGAGCGCGGCTACGAGATCATCGAGCCGGAGGTCGGCGAGCTGGTCACCAGCCTCGACATGGCCGGCTGCTCGCTGACGGTGATGTGGCTCGACGACGAGCTCGAGCGCTACTGGACCTCACCTGCCGACACCCCGGCCTACCGCAAGGGTGCCGCGGCAAGCGAGATCACCGATGGCTCAGCGGAATTGCGGGCCGCCACCGAATTGCAGTCCGGGCCGCAGGGGCCTGCGCTGGCCGAACTGTCCGACGACGAGGGCCGGCGCGGCGGTGAGCTGGTCGCCCGCGCGCTGGACGCGATGGCCGCGATGCTCGCCGAGGCGGAGGACGAACTCGGTCGCATCGACGCCGTGGCGGGAGACGGCGACCACGGCCGGGGCATGGTGAAGGGCTCGTCCGCGGCGGCCAGGGCGGCGCAGGCGGCGGTCGCAGCCGGCGGCGGACAGGGCTCGGTGCTCGCCGAAGCAGGCAAGGAGTGGGCGGCCAAGGCGGGCGGAACCTCCGGGGTGCTCTGGGGCGCGCTGCTGTCCGCGCTGGGCACCCGGCTCGGCGACACCGGCCGCCCGGAGCCGGAGACCGTGGCGGCGGGAATGCGGGACGGATACGACGCGTTGGTGGCGCTCGGAGGCGCCGCCCCGGGCGACAAGACGATGCTGGACGCGTTGCTCCCGTTCGTCGAGGACCTGCAACGCCGCGTGTCGGACGGCCAACCGTGGCGCGACGCGTGGCGGGCGGCCGCCGAGGTCGCCGCCGACGCGGCACGGGCCACCGCCGACCTGCGGCCGAAGGTCGGCCGTGCGCGGCCGCTCGCCGAGCGCAGCGTCGGCACGCCCGACGCCGGCGCGACCTCGCTGGCGATGTGCATCCGCACCGTCGCCGAGAGTTTCACAGTGACCGCGAAAGGGGAGTGA
- a CDS encoding enoyl-CoA hydratase/isomerase family protein — translation MPEYDYEEMKREAEQFIRFDKDKKNRIATITFDRPDAQNSTTLGMRQLYADMIHKCNVDDDVKVVVIRGEGEDFGSGGDLPEQRGMLENPGMPLLHELAINDDDVKYPPGGSYRYLSTVTDFYAKARAGNRPLQELRKISIIEAKGYCYGWHFYQAGDADLVISSDDALFGHPAFRYVGWGPRLWWWAETMGLRKFSEMLFTGRPFSAKEMYDCGFLNSVVARDDLEKETEKYALACSRSRPTDTVAVQKTFLELYKQHKGEYFGSLLTGMVEGMLPMIANDVQNEVDLTAGTFEKGLNNVVKDNDLNFPPEWRLSRSGRKKP, via the coding sequence ATGCCTGAATACGACTACGAAGAGATGAAGAGGGAAGCCGAGCAGTTCATCAGGTTCGACAAGGACAAGAAGAACCGGATCGCCACCATCACCTTCGACCGGCCCGACGCGCAGAACTCCACCACTCTCGGGATGCGCCAGCTCTACGCGGACATGATCCACAAGTGCAACGTCGACGACGACGTCAAGGTGGTCGTGATCCGCGGTGAGGGAGAGGATTTCGGCAGCGGGGGAGACCTGCCCGAGCAACGCGGAATGCTCGAGAATCCCGGCATGCCGCTGCTGCACGAGCTCGCCATCAACGACGACGACGTGAAGTATCCGCCGGGCGGGTCCTACCGCTACCTGTCGACGGTGACCGACTTCTACGCCAAAGCGCGCGCGGGCAACCGCCCGCTGCAGGAGCTGCGCAAGATCAGCATCATCGAGGCCAAGGGGTACTGCTACGGCTGGCACTTCTACCAGGCCGGAGACGCCGACCTGGTGATCTCCTCCGATGACGCGCTGTTCGGCCACCCCGCGTTCCGGTATGTCGGCTGGGGGCCGCGCCTGTGGTGGTGGGCCGAGACCATGGGCCTGCGCAAGTTCTCCGAAATGCTTTTCACCGGACGGCCTTTCAGCGCGAAGGAGATGTACGACTGCGGGTTCCTCAACAGCGTCGTGGCCCGCGACGACCTGGAGAAGGAGACCGAGAAGTACGCACTCGCCTGCTCCAGGTCACGGCCCACCGACACCGTGGCGGTGCAGAAGACGTTCCTGGAGCTCTACAAGCAGCACAAGGGCGAGTATTTCGGCAGCCTGCTGACCGGGATGGTCGAGGGCATGCTGCCGATGATCGCCAACGACGTGCAGAACGAGGTCGACCTGACGGCAGGCACGTTCGAGAAGGGCCTCAACAACGTCGTCAAGGACAACGACCTCAACTTCCCGCCCGAATGGAGGCTGTCCCGCTCGGGGCGCAAGAAGCCCTGA
- a CDS encoding ribose-5-phosphate isomerase: MAGSRAGLRIVVGSDDAGYEYKEALKGDLLADDRVADVTDVGVGSDDNTAYPHVAVAAARLVAEGKADRALLVCGTGLGVAISANKVPGIRAVTAHDGFSVERSVLSNNAQVLCFGQRVIGLELARRLAREWLGYEFDPQSASADKVDAICSYEPSPVNG; the protein is encoded by the coding sequence ATGGCAGGTTCTCGTGCTGGTCTGCGCATCGTCGTCGGTTCCGACGACGCCGGATACGAGTACAAGGAAGCGCTCAAAGGCGACCTGCTCGCCGACGACCGGGTCGCCGACGTGACCGACGTCGGTGTCGGTTCCGATGACAACACCGCGTATCCACACGTCGCGGTCGCGGCGGCGCGACTGGTCGCCGAGGGTAAGGCGGACCGTGCGCTGCTGGTGTGCGGCACCGGTCTGGGCGTGGCGATCAGCGCCAACAAGGTGCCGGGGATCCGCGCGGTCACCGCACACGACGGTTTCTCGGTGGAGCGGTCCGTGCTGTCCAACAACGCCCAGGTGTTGTGCTTCGGCCAGCGGGTGATCGGGCTCGAACTGGCCCGGCGGCTGGCCCGGGAGTGGCTGGGCTACGAGTTCGACCCGCAGAGCGCCTCGGCGGACAAGGTCGACGCGATCTGTTCCTACGAGCCGTCGCCGGTCAACGGCTGA
- a CDS encoding enoyl-CoA hydratase/isomerase family protein has translation MSDLTVTVAEGVALLTLNRPERRNAYTGEMGRLLSAAYRRCDDDDEVRAIVLTGAGDAFCAGADFSAAGTFGEAGDTFTASPVDPAAFELRTPVIAAVNGHAIGIGLTIALQADLRIMAVEAKYAVAQVRRGVIPDCMAHWTLPRLAGVTVAAELLLTGRSFDGSEAAALGVATRAVPAGDVLAHAMSVARDLAVNVAPMSAALSKRLLWDSLAAGYGPREVAALETALHRRVMGGADAREGVAAFLERRAPRFDSAVTRRWEPLPELT, from the coding sequence ATGAGCGACCTCACCGTCACCGTTGCCGAGGGGGTCGCGCTGCTGACCCTGAATCGCCCGGAGCGGCGCAACGCCTACACCGGCGAGATGGGCCGGCTGCTCAGTGCCGCGTACCGGCGCTGCGACGACGACGACGAGGTCCGCGCGATCGTGCTGACCGGGGCCGGCGACGCCTTCTGCGCCGGCGCCGACTTCTCGGCGGCCGGCACGTTCGGCGAGGCCGGCGACACGTTCACCGCGTCGCCCGTCGACCCCGCCGCCTTCGAGCTCCGTACGCCCGTGATCGCCGCGGTCAACGGCCACGCCATCGGCATCGGGCTGACGATCGCACTCCAGGCCGACCTGCGCATCATGGCCGTCGAGGCGAAATACGCTGTGGCGCAGGTCCGCCGCGGTGTGATTCCGGACTGCATGGCGCACTGGACTCTGCCGCGGCTCGCGGGCGTCACCGTCGCGGCCGAGCTGTTGCTGACCGGCAGGTCGTTCGACGGGTCCGAAGCCGCGGCCCTGGGTGTCGCCACCCGCGCCGTGCCCGCGGGCGACGTGCTGGCGCATGCGATGTCGGTGGCGCGCGACCTCGCGGTCAATGTCGCGCCGATGTCGGCGGCGCTGAGCAAGCGGCTGCTGTGGGATTCGCTGGCAGCGGGCTACGGTCCTCGCGAGGTCGCAGCGCTGGAGACCGCACTGCACCGGCGGGTGATGGGCGGGGCCGACGCCCGCGAGGGGGTGGCCGCGTTCCTCGAGCGCCGGGCGCCGCGCTTTGACTCCGCGGTGACGCGGCGGTGGGAGCCGCTGCCCGAGCTCACTTGA
- a CDS encoding cytochrome P450, translating to MNDLAVVDYFSDAAVAQDPYEYWDHLRSQGPVVREPHYGVVAVTGYQEVQAAFKDVASFSAVNAIGGPFPPLPFTPEGDDISAQIAAHRHEFPIFEHMVVMDPPEHEKARSLLGRLLTPRRLKENEDYIWDLADRQLEEFLANGRCEFLGEYGKPFATLAIADLLGVPDEDRPTIRRNLGAGNAPGSRVGALDHEPVGSNPLQYLDELFSGYIADRRREPRPDVLSGLATATYPDGSVPELLEVVRPATFLFAAGQETVTKLLSSAVQVLGDRPDLQQLLRSDRDLIAPFIEESLRMQSPTKVDFRLARKTTSLGGVHIPAGTVLMLCLGAANRDPRKFEQPNEFRIDRRNVREHIAFGRGIHTCAGAPLARVEGVVTINRLLDRTRELTISEAAHGAPGHREYRYEPTFLLRGLTELHIEFTPA from the coding sequence GTGAATGATCTCGCCGTCGTCGACTACTTCTCCGACGCCGCCGTCGCCCAGGACCCCTACGAGTACTGGGATCATCTGCGCAGCCAGGGTCCGGTCGTGCGGGAGCCGCACTACGGCGTGGTCGCGGTGACGGGCTACCAGGAGGTGCAGGCAGCGTTCAAGGACGTCGCCTCCTTCTCCGCGGTCAACGCCATCGGCGGCCCGTTTCCGCCACTGCCGTTCACGCCCGAGGGCGACGACATCAGCGCGCAGATCGCGGCACACCGCCACGAGTTCCCCATCTTCGAGCACATGGTGGTGATGGACCCGCCGGAGCACGAGAAGGCGCGCTCGTTGCTGGGGCGGCTGCTGACGCCCCGCCGCCTCAAGGAGAACGAGGACTACATCTGGGACCTCGCCGACCGCCAGCTGGAGGAATTCCTCGCCAACGGCCGCTGCGAATTCCTGGGCGAGTACGGGAAGCCGTTCGCGACGCTGGCCATCGCGGACCTTCTCGGCGTTCCCGACGAGGACCGGCCGACGATCCGGCGCAACCTCGGCGCGGGAAACGCCCCCGGGTCGCGCGTCGGCGCGCTGGACCACGAACCGGTGGGCAGCAACCCGCTGCAGTACCTCGACGAGTTGTTCAGCGGTTACATCGCCGATCGGCGCCGTGAACCGCGGCCCGACGTCCTCAGCGGCCTGGCCACCGCCACGTATCCCGACGGGTCGGTTCCCGAGCTGCTCGAAGTCGTCCGACCGGCCACGTTCCTGTTCGCGGCGGGCCAGGAGACGGTCACCAAACTCCTCAGTTCGGCGGTGCAGGTGCTCGGCGACCGTCCGGACCTGCAGCAGCTGCTGCGATCGGATCGCGACCTGATCGCGCCGTTCATCGAGGAGTCGCTGCGCATGCAGAGCCCCACCAAGGTGGACTTCCGGCTCGCCCGGAAGACGACCTCGCTGGGCGGAGTCCACATCCCCGCGGGCACCGTGCTGATGCTCTGCCTCGGCGCGGCCAATCGCGATCCGCGAAAGTTCGAGCAGCCCAACGAGTTCCGCATCGACCGCAGGAACGTCCGCGAACACATCGCGTTCGGTCGCGGCATCCACACCTGTGCGGGCGCGCCGCTGGCCCGGGTCGAGGGCGTGGTGACCATCAACCGTCTCCTCGACAGGACGCGCGAACTCACGATCAGTGAGGCCGCTCACGGCGCCCCGGGCCATCGCGAATACCGTTACGAACCCACGTTCCTGCTGCGCGGGCTGACCGAACTGCACATCGAGTTCACCCCGGCGTGA
- a CDS encoding Na+/H+ antiporter: MAELTLLLLLCAATAVLAPLAERVNLPYPAVLLLFGMLLAPIPGLPIPSVNPNLILPLILPPLLFAAARRTSWRQFLDNRRAIGLLAVALVAVTAFAVGAVLHAVVPGLPLVAAVAIGAAVAPPDPVAATSVARRLNLPRRLRTILEGEGLSNDATALVLYEVAVASAMTGAFSPWHAGATLGVAVVVGVAAGLVVALAARRLIDKLPAHPAGSAIVLVTPFAAYAAADAVHGSGVLAVVTLALSLSRYSDAESAQTRLVSVTAWEIVELLVTGAAFAFVGLELRDIVGDVHGPLGVLIGQALLVSVVVIVIRFLWIFPVASLDERLHRRKAAVAEPIGWREMAVSSWAGMRGVVTLVTALALPAGFPERERLVFIAFVVVMVTLLVQGLTLPAVVKLLRVRAADNDQEQDLIRRARDAGMRRLDELRADGDPEVIDHVVDGARRMWHAIGLRDDDVAADEDRVNQERTAAGVQNAMLAAAREAVLAARSQSGTDPTVVDEVLRRLDARSASFD, translated from the coding sequence GTGGCTGAGCTGACCTTGCTGCTCTTGTTGTGCGCGGCGACCGCAGTGCTGGCGCCCCTGGCTGAGCGCGTCAACCTACCGTATCCGGCGGTGCTGCTGTTGTTCGGCATGCTGCTGGCGCCGATCCCCGGGCTGCCGATTCCGTCGGTGAACCCGAACCTGATCCTGCCGCTGATCCTGCCGCCGCTGCTGTTCGCCGCGGCGCGACGAACATCGTGGCGCCAGTTCCTCGACAACCGCCGCGCCATCGGACTGCTCGCGGTGGCGCTGGTCGCCGTGACCGCGTTCGCCGTCGGTGCGGTGCTGCACGCGGTGGTGCCGGGGCTGCCGCTCGTCGCCGCGGTGGCGATCGGCGCTGCCGTCGCACCTCCGGATCCCGTCGCCGCCACGTCGGTCGCCCGCAGGCTCAACCTCCCGCGGCGGCTGCGCACCATCCTCGAGGGCGAGGGGCTGTCCAACGACGCGACCGCCCTGGTGCTCTACGAAGTGGCGGTCGCCTCGGCGATGACGGGCGCGTTCTCGCCCTGGCACGCGGGCGCGACTCTGGGCGTGGCCGTCGTCGTCGGCGTCGCCGCGGGACTCGTCGTCGCGCTCGCCGCCCGCAGGCTTATCGACAAACTCCCCGCGCATCCCGCGGGCAGCGCGATCGTGCTGGTGACCCCGTTCGCCGCGTATGCCGCAGCCGATGCCGTGCACGGCAGCGGGGTGCTCGCCGTGGTGACGCTCGCGCTGTCGCTGAGCCGCTACAGCGATGCGGAGTCGGCCCAGACCCGGTTGGTCAGCGTCACCGCCTGGGAGATCGTCGAACTGCTCGTCACCGGGGCCGCCTTCGCGTTCGTGGGACTGGAACTGCGCGACATCGTCGGTGACGTGCACGGCCCGTTGGGCGTCCTGATCGGGCAGGCCCTGCTGGTCTCGGTCGTGGTGATCGTGATCCGGTTCCTGTGGATCTTCCCGGTCGCATCGCTCGACGAGCGCCTGCACCGGCGCAAGGCCGCCGTTGCCGAACCGATCGGGTGGCGCGAGATGGCCGTCTCCTCCTGGGCGGGCATGCGAGGAGTCGTCACACTCGTCACGGCTCTGGCGCTGCCGGCCGGCTTCCCGGAACGTGAGCGGCTCGTCTTCATCGCGTTCGTGGTTGTGATGGTGACGTTGCTGGTCCAGGGCCTCACGCTGCCCGCGGTCGTGAAACTCCTGCGGGTCAGGGCTGCCGACAACGATCAGGAGCAGGACCTGATCCGCCGCGCCCGCGACGCCGGGATGCGCCGTCTCGACGAGCTGCGCGCCGACGGCGACCCGGAGGTCATCGACCACGTCGTGGACGGCGCTCGACGGATGTGGCATGCCATCGGGCTGCGCGATGACGACGTCGCGGCCGACGAGGACCGCGTCAACCAGGAGCGCACGGCTGCCGGCGTCCAGAACGCGATGCTCGCCGCAGCGCGGGAGGCGGTGCTGGCCGCCCGGTCGCAGTCCGGCACCGATCCCACGGTGGTCGACGAGGTGCTGCGGCGACTGGACGCCCGAAGCGCATCGTTCGACTAG